From a region of the Xyrauchen texanus isolate HMW12.3.18 chromosome 39, RBS_HiC_50CHRs, whole genome shotgun sequence genome:
- the LOC127632973 gene encoding uncharacterized protein LOC127632973 — MAAATPEFHVMATTSPEFHVMAAAVPEFHVMAAKPASHVITLCLPWPKSERPCLPCPTSQHCQPRLFQSLHRQLRDFVSESQSMPATTEVAPETQSMPTTTEVASETLPLFTTTGTISESLPMYTTTEVVSQVIHGSTFHDLAPRHGTQARVSSRPCHSQARVSCRPCHSQARVSSRPCHSHDPPAPCHVTATPQPAPCHVTTEPWTAPRHVTTEPQSAPCHVLSEPRTAPHHVLAEPRTAPNHVLVEPRTAQRHVTTEPQSAPCHVLAEPRTAPCHVSAEPLTAPYNVTNKPLLHGPGPPLLHIPAPPSPQLLHSEVCYVLGSLEPPLERGICNI; from the coding sequence ATGGCTGCCGCCacgccagagttccacgtcatggccaccACCtcgccagagttccacgtcatggctgccgccgtgccagagttccacgtcatggctgccAAGCCAGCATCCCATGTCATTACCCTATGTCTGCCATGGCCAAAGAGTGAACGCCCATGTCTGCCATGTCCAACGAGCCaacattgccagcctcgtctgttcCAGAGCCTGCACCGCCAACTTCGGGATTTCGTATCTGAGTCTCAGTCCATGCCTGcgaccacagaggttgctccTGAAActcagtccatgcccacgaccacagaggtcgcttcCGAGACTCTACCCTTGTTCACGACCACAGGGACCATCTCCGAGTCTCTGCCAatgtacacgaccacggaggtcgtttcccaagttatccacggctccaccttccacgaccTTGCCCCACGTCATGGCacccaagccagagtcagctcgaggccatgtcacagccaagccagagtcagctgcaggccatgtcacagccaagccagagtcagcagcaggccatgtcacagccatgatccgcctgctccatgccatgtcacagccacgcctcagcctgctccatgccatgtcacaactgAACCCTGgactgctccacgccatgtcacaactgaacctcagtctgctccatgccatgtcttatCTGAACCCCGGACTGCTCCACACCATGTCTTAGCCGAACCCCGGACTGCTCCAAACCATGTCTTAGTCGAACCCCGGACTGCTCAACGCCATGTCACAACAGAACCTCAGTCTGCCCCATGCCATGTCTTAGCCGAACCCcggactgctccatgccatgtttcaGCCGAACCCCTTACGGCTCCATATAATGTCACAAACAagcctctgctccatggtccaggcccgcctctgctccacattCCAGCACCCCCCTCTCCCCAGCTCCTTCACAGTGAAGTTTGTTATGTTTTGGGGAGTTTGGAGCCACCCCTAGAGAGGGGGATATGTaacatctag